In the genome of Longimicrobium sp., the window CGGTGATGTTCCCGCTGTCGTCGTGCACGGCGGTGACGGTGCACGAAACGTCCACTGCCTCTTCTGTGCGCCGGGGGCGCAGGCGCACCTCCCAGTCGTCCACGCGGCCCAATTGCACCGCCTGCAGCAGGCGCGAGCGGAAGTCGCGCCGGGCCTCGACGACCACGAACACGCCCAGCGGCTTTCCCTTCAGGCGGGCGGGCGGCACGTTCAGCAGCGCCGAGGCGGCGAAGTTGGCCTCACGGATTGCGCCTTCGGGGGTGGTGACCAGGTAGGCGTCGGGGGCCTGCTGAAAAAGCTCCAGGTAGCGAAGGCGCTCGGCCTCCACCGCCGCCTGCGCGGCGATCAGCTCCTCGTTCTGCAGGCGGAGCTCTTCTTCGCCGACGTGCAGCTCCTCGATCAGCGTGAGCATCGATTCCAGCGCCTCGTCCATCAGCGGGCCGGGGACCCCGGCCTCTCCGGACGCGCGCCTGCGCAGGTCGTCCACCATTCGGCGCGACGCGCGGACCCGCCTTCCGGCCGACCCGTCGGGCCGCACGTCGTCTGCCTCCGGGCGCGCCATCGCCTCAGCCGACCTGCGCGGGGCGCTCTTCCACCACGATCACCGCGCCGCGCACGTCCTGGCCCGCGGCCACCAGGGGTGTGACGGTCACCTCGCAGGTGATGGCGCGGCCGCGGCGGTTCACGGCGTCCAGCATCAGCGTTTCGCCCGCGGAGCGCGCGTCCAGCACGGCGCGCAGAACGCCCTTCATCCGCTCCACCGGCAGGCCGATGTCCAAGTGAAGGAAGGGCTGGTCCTGCACCTCGTCGGGCCGCAGCCCCCACAGCTGCGCCATCCGGTCGTTCCACAGCCGCACCAGCATCTCGCGGTCGAGCACCACCACGCCGGCGCGAAGGCTGGCGAGCACCGAGGCCAGGTACACGTTCGACTGCTCCAAGGCCTCGCTGCGGCGCTGCACCTCGTCGTTCAGCGTTTCCATCTCCTCGTTGGTCGACTGGAGCTCCTCGTTCATGGTCTCCAGCTCTTCGTTGGTGCTCTGCAGCTCCTCGTTGGTCGTTTCCAGCTCCTCGATGGTGCTCTGCAGCTCCTCGTTGGTCGTTTCCAGCTCCTCGTTGGTGCTCTGCAGCTCCTCGAACGCCGTTTCCAGCGCCTGGTTGGCGTGCTCCACCTCGGCCTGCAGGCGCGTGTGGCGGGTGACGTCGATGAAGGACACGGACACGCCCAGCGGCGCGGCGTCGGCGCTGCCCAGCGGGCACACCTGCACGTCGAAGCTGCGCACCTCGCCGTCCGGCCCCGGCTGCTCGATGCCGCTCAGGTACACGGGGTGGCGCTCCGCCAGCACCTGGTCGATGCGCGAACGCAGTTCCACCGGCCGGTACGACACGCGCAGGTCCTGCAGCGGGCGCCCCAGGTCGGCGGCACCCAGGGCGAACAGCTTGCGGGCCGCCTCGTTGGCCAGCAGCAGGTCGCCCCCCGGCCCCACCACCAGCTGCGCCGAGGGAAGCGCGTCCAGGGCCGCGTCGCGCAGTTCCAGCTGCTGCGCCGTGGGAGACGTGCGCTGCGCCCCCGCGCCCCCACGACCCAGCATGAACAGCCGCTCGCGGATGCCGGACGGGGCCCTGCGGAAGATGCGGGCGCCCAGGTTGGCCGGCGCGAACAGGCTGGCGTGGGCGCGGATCATCTCCGCCCGGCCCAGGAACAGCAGCCCCTCGGGCTGCAGGGCGAAGTGGAAGCGCGCCAGGATGCGGCCCTGCACCTCGGAGTTGAAGTACATCAGCACGTTGCGGCACACCAGCAGGTCCAGGTGCGACATGGGTGCGTCCTGGGCCAGGTCGTGCCGCCCGAAGATCACCTGCCGCCGCAGGTCGCTGCGGAACGTCCATCGCCCGGCCGTGGGTTCGAAGTACTTTTCGCGGAACCCCTCGGGAAGCCCTTCCAGCTCCTTGTCGGCGTATACCGCGTGCCGGGCCTCGGCCAGCGCCTCGTTGTCGAGGTCGGTGGCGTACACCTTTACCTGGTGGCGAAAGGCGTCTACGCCCATGGCCTCGGCCAGCAGCATCACCAGCGTGTACGTTTCCTGGCCGGTGGCGCACCCCGCGCTCCAGATGCGGATGGGCTGCCCACCCTGCTTGCGGTCCAGCAGCGCGGGAACGAAGTCGTCGCGAAGCGCGGCCCACGCTTCCTCGTCGCGGAAGAACGAGGTGACGTTGATGAGGATGGTGTTGAACAGCGCCTCGAACTCGCCCGGGTGAACCTCCAGGTAGTCGCGGTACGCCGGATAGCCCTGCACATCCACCGTCTGCATGCGCTTGTCGACGCGCCGCTGCAGGGTGGTGCGCTTGTATCCCGAGAAGTCGAAGCTCCGCATGTCCCTGAGGAACACCAGCAGTTCCTCGAACTCGGGGTGCGCCGCGGGCGCCGTGGTCGTCATCCGTGCGGGTGGTTCAGGGTTTGAAGCAGGGCGACGAGGCGCGGGGCGATCTCGGCCAAGGGGAGCACTTCGTCCACTCCCCCGGCCAGCGAGGCGGCGCCGGGCATGCCATATTCCTCGGACGTACCCTGGTCCTGTGCCAGCACCGTGCCGCCGCCGCGACGAACCTGCACGCAGCCGACGGCGCCGTCCTGGCCGCGCCCCGTGAGCACCACGGCGATCACCGGCTCGCCCGCCGTGGCCAGCGAGCGGAGGAGCACGTCGGCGGACGGACGCGAAAAGGCGACCGGCGGTGCGTCGCTGAGCGCCAGCGTCCGGGCGGCGGTGATTTCCAGGTGGCGCCCGGGCGGGGCCACGTACACGTGCCCGGCCGCCAGCGTGGCGCCGGCGACGGCCTCGCGAACGCGGAGCGGCGTGCGCTCTTCCAGGATGTGCGCCAGCTGGCTGGCCCGCGCTGGCTCCAGGTGCTGCATCACCAGCACGGCCGCGGGAAAGTCCGCCGGCAGCGCGCCCAGCACCTCGCTGAACGCCTGCAGTCCTCCCATGGACGCGACCATCGCGACCACCGGAACCCGAAGTGGAGCGGTCATCCAGGCATGCGGGCGAGGGAGCCGGTTCGCAATGACCGAAAGTGTGCGGATTCGGACCGCGCGGCGATGGAGCAGGCGGGCGCGTGCTGGCCGGGACGGGTATGATCGCAAGGTGCGCCGCGGCGTAAGAAATGTCAACCTGTGGCCCCGGTTGCGGGGCCGCCGCACGGGTCTTGCTGTTCGGGAGGAAACAAACGGGCGCGGCGCCCGTGGGTGAGCCGACCAAAAGCTGCAAGGGAACTGCCGGGTGGCTGAACGCGACATCGTGGTGATCGGGGCATCGGCGGGCGGGGTGGAGGCGGTGGCGACCCTGGCCGGGGCGCTGCCGAAGGATCTTGCCGCCGCGGTGTTCGTGGTGGTGCACTTTCCCGCGCACGCCACCAGCGTGCTGCCACGCATCATCTCGCGCCGTGGCGGATTGCGGGCCGAGCACGCGGTAGACGGCGCGCCCATCGTGCCGGGATGTGTGTACGTGGCCCCGCCCGACCGCCACCTGCTGGTGGAGCGCGGGCACATGCGGCTGGTGCGCGGCCCGCGCGAGAACAACGCGCGGCCCGCGGTGGACCCGCTGTTCCGCAGCGCGGCGCGCGCGTACGGGGCCCGGGTGATCGGCGTGGTGCTCACCGGCAACCTGGACGACGGCACGGCCGGGCTGATGGCCATCCGGTCGGCGGGCGGGCTGACGGTGGTGCAGAGCCCCGACGACGCGCTGTACCCGGGCATGCCCACCAGCGCCATCGCCAACGTCGACGTAGAGCACGTGCTGCCGCTGCCGGAGATCGCCGCGCTGCTGGCGGCGCGGGTGGGGGAGCCGGTACAGGACCAGGAGGAGGGCGCCGTGGCGCGGAAGCAGGCGGACGAGGTGGGCATCTCGGAGATGCGGCGCGAGAGCATCGAGGCCGAGCGGGCGGGCGTGCCGTCGGGGTTCGCCTGCCCCGAGTGCAGCGGGGTGCTCTGGGAAACGGCTGACGACGGCCTGCCGCGGTTCCGCTGCCGGGTGGGGCACGCGTACTCCATCGAAAGCCTGCTGGCCGGCCAGGGCACCGCGCTGGACGCGGCGCTCTGGGCCGCCTATCGCGCGCTGGAAGAGCGGGCGGCGCTGACGGAGCGGATGGCGGATCGGATGCGCGAGCGGGGACAGGCCCGGCTGGCGGACCGCTTCGCGGAGCAGACCACCGAAACCCGCGTTCGCGCGGACCTCATCCGCCGCGTGCTGCTGACGGCCCCGGAAGAGATTCCCTTCGTGGAGCCGCAGCCCGAGCGCAGTGCATCGGACTGACCGGGGCCCCCTCAATCACCGGAACCTGTCGTCCTGAGGCCAAGCCACTCCGCACCGGCACGCACACGCCACCACGCGGGCCGAAGGATCCAGCCGCGGCCACGTACCAGCCCGGGCGCGGCAGCAGTCACGGCAGCCGAGGCCTCGGCTGCCGTGGGGCCCTCACCCGGCCGGGCTGACACGCGTGCCACCTCTCCCACGAACAGCGTGGAGAGGGGGTACACTTCGGTTATCGGAGCGCGGCCGGACGGGGGAGCGCCCGACCAGGCCCGGTCCCGGCGGTTGAATTCAATTCCCACCCGCCGTACCCACCGCTGTCCTGTGATCGCACTGGACTCAGCCACACCTTGGCCTTCTTGCTCTCCCGTTCTACGTGACCGTGGGGCGGCTCGTTGCCATCCGCCGCGAAGAAGAATATACGATACGGCCCACTCCGAAGAACCGTTGGCATCACCGCCTCCCCCGACGTCGATCATTTTCCCGGCAACGAATGGGCCAGCTCAGGCCGTCCACTCCGTTCGCGCAACAGTTTTTCGCGTGCGCAAGTCAAGCCGTGGTCTTGTTTTGCACGGGCGGTGGCGGGACGCGGATGAGGCACGCGACGGCGGGTGAGACCGGCGGATGCGGATGGTACCCCTCCAGCGTCCGCACCGCTATCTTACACGGCTGCTACAACGCCTTTCGCGATGGACGAAAACGTGGATCGATCGGCTATCCTGGCGCGCGCCGCGGCATGCGCTTTTTTCGCTGCCCTGCTGGCCGCCGCCCCCGCCGACGCGCAGGACGGCGCGCGCAAGCGCCATTCGGCCGTGCGGCTGACCGGCGCCGCGCCGCAGATCGACGGACGCCTGGATGACGAGGCGTGGGCCGCCGCGCCCGTGCTTTCCGACTTCGTGCAAAAGGAGCCGGTGCAGGGCGCCCCGCCCACCGACCGCACCGAGGTGCGCTTCGTGTACGACGACGAGGCGCTGTACGTGGCCGCGCGGATGCACGCCGCCGATCCGGCTTCCATCCAGGCGCCCGTCACGCGCCGCGACGAAGGATACCAGTCCGAGCACCTGCTGATCTCGCTGGACACCTACCTGGACCGGCGCACGGCGTACACCTTCGGCGTCACCGCCGCGGGGGTGCGGCTGGACTGGTACCACGCCACGGACAACGAGGACTCGCGCGACATGTCGTTCAACCCGGTGTGGCGGGCGGAAGCGCGCGTGGACACGGCGGGATGGACGGCGGAGATGCGCATTCCCTTCAGCCAGCTTCGCTTCAACGACGTTCCCGCGCAGGTGTGGGGGATCAACCTGGACCGGTGGATCCCCTCGCGCGAGGAAGACGACTACTGGGTGGTGATCCCCCGCGGCACGCAGGCGTGGGCCTCGCGCTTTGGCGACCTGGAGGGGATCGGCGGGGTGCGGCCGGCGCGGCGGATCGAGCTGATGCCCTACGTGGCGGCAGAGGGAACCCGCTTCGGCGCGGTGGACCCCGACGACCCGCTGGTGGAGCAGCGGTCGGGCGCCATGCGCGTGGGCGGCGACGCCCGCATCGGGCTGGGGAGCAGCCTGACGCTGGAGGCCACGCTGAACCCCGACTTCGGGCAGGTGGAGGCAGACCCGGCCGAGGTGAACCTGAGCGCGTTCGAGACGTTCTTCCCGGAGCGCCGCCCCTTCTTTACCGAGGGGCTGCGCTACCTGCGGACGGACCAGCCCGGCTACTTCTACTCCCGGCGCATCGGGGCCGCGTCGCGGGTGCGGCTGGACGCCGACTACGTGGATTATCCCCGTGCCAGCACCATCCTGGGCGCGGCCAAGCTCACCGGGCGCACGCAGCGGGGGCTTTCCGTCGGCGCGCTCGCGGCGGTGACGGACGCGGCCGAGGCGCGCTACGTGGACGAGGACGGAGAGATCCGGCAGACGGGCGTGGCGCCGCGCACCGGGTGGGGCGTCTTTCGCGCCGTGCAGGAGTTCGGGCCGTCCACCTCCACCGCGGGGGTGAGCCTGACGGCGCTGCGCCGCGACACGGAGCCGGGCGGGCTGATCGCCTCGTTCCTGCCGCGCAGCGCCTTCAGCGGCGGCGCCGACTGGAACCTGCGCTTTGGCGGCGGCGACTACGAGGTGCGCGGGTTCGCGGGCGCCAGCGTGGTGGAGGGCGACACGGCCGCCATCCGCCGCGTGCAGACGGCGGTCGCCCACTACTTCCAGCGGCCGGACCGCGACTACGCCGTGCTGGACCCCACGCGGGAAGCGCTGGCGGGATACACGGCCGGCATCGGCATCGAGCGGCTCAACGCGCGCCACTGGCTCTGGGAGGCGCGGGCGTTCGCCATTTCGCCCGGCTTCGACGTCAACGAGGCCGGCCGCATGTTCGTGGCCGACTACGTGACCGCCGACGGCGAGGTGACCTATCGCGAGACGACGCCGCGCGGCCCGTACCGCCGCTACTCGATCACGGGGCGGATGGAGAACGGGTTCGACTACCAGGGCATCCGCCGCCACGGCGTGGTGCACGGCGCGGCGAACGTCACCTGGAGCAACTACTGGCAGAGCTCCATCGAGGCGCGCTCGGAACTGCGCCGGTACGACGCATCGGCCACGCGGGGCGGGCCGCGGCTGGGGCTGGGGCGTACCTGGGAGATCGAGGCGGACCTGGAAAACCGCGGCTCCTCGCGGTTCCGCTGGGGCGGGGGCGTCGGCATCGGCGGCGACGAGCAGGGGGGCCGGGGGTGGGGGATCGGGGGCGGGATCGGTGCCTCGCCGGGACCCAACTGGCAGGTGTCCGTTGAGCCGCGGTACGAGCGCGAGCGCGAGGCGCGGCAGTACGTGGCCAACCTGTCCGGCGGTCCCGCGGCCATGCTGGGCCGGCGCTACGTCTTTTCATCCATCGACCGCAGCACCCTGGCGGCGCCCGTGCGGCTGGCGTACACCATGAGCCCGGACCTGTCTCTGGAGTTGTACGCCGAGCCGTTCGCCGCCAGCGGCCGCTACCACCGCTTCGGCGAGGTGCCGCGGCCGCGCTCGTTCGACCTGGACCTGTACGGCGAGGACGGCCCCATCCGCTCGTGCCAGCCGAGCGATCCCGCGCCGTGCTCGCCGGGCTCGCACCTGTTCACGGCGACGGAGGATGGAGAGCCGGACCAGGTGGCGCGCGACTTCAACGTGCGCTCGTTCCGCAGCAACGCCGTCATGCGCTGGGAGTGGCGGCCGGGGAGCACGCTGTACCTGGTGTGGCAGCAGGACCGCTCCTCCAGCCTGGACAACGGCGACTTCGTGGGCCCCGGCGCGCTGGGCGACGCGTTCGGGGCGCCGGGGAACAACTTCCTGGCGATGAAGGTGACGTACTGGCTGCCGGTGAAGTAGGGGAAGTGCGTGAGTGCGTGAGTGCGGAAGTGAACGGCCCCGGTGCGGTGTGCCCTGGGGCCGTTTGCTTTCAGCGCACTAACGCACTAACGCACTGACGCACTGACGCACTCCTCCCCTCGGTTGCGCGTCGCGGCCGGGGGGCTTACTGTAGCCGCCGCCCGAACCGGTTCATCTCACCCAGCCCGGAGCACGTTTCCTTGGCTACGACGACCGCAAAGCCCAGCCTGTTCTCGGCCGCCAACCTGCTGAACCTGCTGCTGGTGTTCGTGCCCATCGCCATGATCATGGAATGGGTGCTCCACTCGCCCCCCATCGCCATCTTCATCGTCTCCTGCCTGGGCATCATCCCCCTGGCCGGGCAGATGGGGCACGCCACGGAAGAGATCGCCGAGCGGGTGGGCCAGGGCGTGGGCGGCCTCCTGAACGCCACCTTCGGCAACGCGGCGGAGCTGATCATCGCCATCGTGGCGCTGCGGGCGGGGCTGTACGACCTGGTGAAGGCGTCCATCACCGGCTCCATCATCGGGAACGTGCTGCTGGTGTTCGGCCTGAGCGCGCTGGTGGGCGGGCTGAAGTACGAGACGCAGAAGTTCAACCGCACGGCGGCCGGGCTGGGCGGAACGCTGCTGGTGCTGAGCGCGGTGGGGCTGGTGGTGCCGGCGCTCTTCCACGGGCTGGTGGGTGACTCGGCACCCGCGGCGGAGCGCAACCTGAGCCTGGAGATCGCCATCGTCCTGATGGTGACGTACGTCGCCAGCCTCTTCTTCACCCTCAAGACGCACCGCCACCTGTACATGGGCGACTCGGGCGAAGCGGCGGCGCTGAACGAGGGCCACACGCTGCCGCCGCTGGGCCGTTCCATCGGCAAGCTGGTGCTGGCCACCATCGGCGTGGCGGTCATGGCGGAGTTCCTGGTGGCCGCCGCCAGCCACACGGCCGAGGCGCTGGGATGGAGCCAGGTGTTCGTGGGCGTGATCGTGGTGGCCATCATCGGCAACGCGGCCGAGCACTCCACGGCCATCATCATGGCGGCCAAGAACAAGATGGACGCGGCCATCAACATCGCCGTGGGCTCGTCCATCCAGATCGCCCTCTTCGTGGCGCCGCTGCTGGTGTTCCTGAGCTACTTCATCGCGCCGCAGCCCATGGACCTGATCTTCACGCCGATGGAGGTGCTGGCCGTGGGGCTGTGCGTGGGGATCATGGCCTTCTGCTCGGTGGACGGCGAAAGCCACTGGATGGAGGGCGTTCAGCTGCTGGCCGTCTACGTCATCCTGGGCATTGCGTTCTACTTCCTGCCCGTGGACCCCGAGACCGCGGCCGCGGCGGGTGCAGCCGCGGGGGGCGGACACTGAGGGAAGTGCGTGAGTGCGTGAGTGCGTTAGTGCGGCAGTAAAAACAACGGCCCGGGTGCTCAGCACCCGGGCCGCTTCACTTTCGCACTTTCGCACTTTCGCACTTTCGCACTTTCGCACTTTCGCACTTTCGCACTTTCGCACTTTCGCACTTCCGCACTCACGCACTCACGCACTCTCACCCCTCCGGCAGCAGCGACACCCGCACGTACCGCCGCCGGTTCAGGTACAGCCTGGCCGCGGCGCGGATGCGTTCCGGGGTGAGGGTGGCGGAGAGCGGGGCGTCGTCGATCGCCCGCACGTCCCACCCCAGCCGCTGGTACTCCATGAGCGACGTCAGCCACACGTCGTTCTGGCGCAGCGACGTTTCCTTGCTGCGCCGGTGCGCCTCGCGAACCTTCTGCACCACGTCGGCCGGCACGCCGCGGGCGCGCAGGCTGTCGATCTCCGCGAACGTCACGCGCGTAAGCTCGTCCAGCCGGTCGGGGTCGGTGTTGAAGTCGATCGCCACTACGTACTGCGGCACGGGATCGCGCGACACGTTGGCGCTCACCGTTACGCCGTAGGTTCCCCCCAGCTGCTCGCGCAGCCGTTCGCGCAGGCGGATTTCCA includes:
- a CDS encoding chemotaxis protein CheB, giving the protein MTAPLRVPVVAMVASMGGLQAFSEVLGALPADFPAAVLVMQHLEPARASQLAHILEERTPLRVREAVAGATLAAGHVYVAPPGRHLEITAARTLALSDAPPVAFSRPSADVLLRSLATAGEPVIAVVLTGRGQDGAVGCVQVRRGGGTVLAQDQGTSEEYGMPGAASLAGGVDEVLPLAEIAPRLVALLQTLNHPHG
- the cax gene encoding calcium/proton exchanger, whose protein sequence is MATTTAKPSLFSAANLLNLLLVFVPIAMIMEWVLHSPPIAIFIVSCLGIIPLAGQMGHATEEIAERVGQGVGGLLNATFGNAAELIIAIVALRAGLYDLVKASITGSIIGNVLLVFGLSALVGGLKYETQKFNRTAAGLGGTLLVLSAVGLVVPALFHGLVGDSAPAAERNLSLEIAIVLMVTYVASLFFTLKTHRHLYMGDSGEAAALNEGHTLPPLGRSIGKLVLATIGVAVMAEFLVAAASHTAEALGWSQVFVGVIVVAIIGNAAEHSTAIIMAAKNKMDAAINIAVGSSIQIALFVAPLLVFLSYFIAPQPMDLIFTPMEVLAVGLCVGIMAFCSVDGESHWMEGVQLLAVYVILGIAFYFLPVDPETAAAAGAAAGGGH
- a CDS encoding CheR family methyltransferase; the encoded protein is MTTTAPAAHPEFEELLVFLRDMRSFDFSGYKRTTLQRRVDKRMQTVDVQGYPAYRDYLEVHPGEFEALFNTILINVTSFFRDEEAWAALRDDFVPALLDRKQGGQPIRIWSAGCATGQETYTLVMLLAEAMGVDAFRHQVKVYATDLDNEALAEARHAVYADKELEGLPEGFREKYFEPTAGRWTFRSDLRRQVIFGRHDLAQDAPMSHLDLLVCRNVLMYFNSEVQGRILARFHFALQPEGLLFLGRAEMIRAHASLFAPANLGARIFRRAPSGIRERLFMLGRGGAGAQRTSPTAQQLELRDAALDALPSAQLVVGPGGDLLLANEAARKLFALGAADLGRPLQDLRVSYRPVELRSRIDQVLAERHPVYLSGIEQPGPDGEVRSFDVQVCPLGSADAAPLGVSVSFIDVTRHTRLQAEVEHANQALETAFEELQSTNEELETTNEELQSTIEELETTNEELQSTNEELETMNEELQSTNEEMETLNDEVQRRSEALEQSNVYLASVLASLRAGVVVLDREMLVRLWNDRMAQLWGLRPDEVQDQPFLHLDIGLPVERMKGVLRAVLDARSAGETLMLDAVNRRGRAITCEVTVTPLVAAGQDVRGAVIVVEERPAQVG
- a CDS encoding DUF5916 domain-containing protein, which gives rise to MDRSAILARAAACAFFAALLAAAPADAQDGARKRHSAVRLTGAAPQIDGRLDDEAWAAAPVLSDFVQKEPVQGAPPTDRTEVRFVYDDEALYVAARMHAADPASIQAPVTRRDEGYQSEHLLISLDTYLDRRTAYTFGVTAAGVRLDWYHATDNEDSRDMSFNPVWRAEARVDTAGWTAEMRIPFSQLRFNDVPAQVWGINLDRWIPSREEDDYWVVIPRGTQAWASRFGDLEGIGGVRPARRIELMPYVAAEGTRFGAVDPDDPLVEQRSGAMRVGGDARIGLGSSLTLEATLNPDFGQVEADPAEVNLSAFETFFPERRPFFTEGLRYLRTDQPGYFYSRRIGAASRVRLDADYVDYPRASTILGAAKLTGRTQRGLSVGALAAVTDAAEARYVDEDGEIRQTGVAPRTGWGVFRAVQEFGPSTSTAGVSLTALRRDTEPGGLIASFLPRSAFSGGADWNLRFGGGDYEVRGFAGASVVEGDTAAIRRVQTAVAHYFQRPDRDYAVLDPTREALAGYTAGIGIERLNARHWLWEARAFAISPGFDVNEAGRMFVADYVTADGEVTYRETTPRGPYRRYSITGRMENGFDYQGIRRHGVVHGAANVTWSNYWQSSIEARSELRRYDASATRGGPRLGLGRTWEIEADLENRGSSRFRWGGGVGIGGDEQGGRGWGIGGGIGASPGPNWQVSVEPRYEREREARQYVANLSGGPAAMLGRRYVFSSIDRSTLAAPVRLAYTMSPDLSLELYAEPFAASGRYHRFGEVPRPRSFDLDLYGEDGPIRSCQPSDPAPCSPGSHLFTATEDGEPDQVARDFNVRSFRSNAVMRWEWRPGSTLYLVWQQDRSSSLDNGDFVGPGALGDAFGAPGNNFLAMKVTYWLPVK
- a CDS encoding DUF4160 domain-containing protein; the encoded protein is MPTVLRSGPYRIFFFAADGNEPPHGHVERESKKAKVWLSPVRSQDSGGYGGWELNSTAGTGPGRALPRPAALR
- a CDS encoding chemotaxis protein CheB: MAERDIVVIGASAGGVEAVATLAGALPKDLAAAVFVVVHFPAHATSVLPRIISRRGGLRAEHAVDGAPIVPGCVYVAPPDRHLLVERGHMRLVRGPRENNARPAVDPLFRSAARAYGARVIGVVLTGNLDDGTAGLMAIRSAGGLTVVQSPDDALYPGMPTSAIANVDVEHVLPLPEIAALLAARVGEPVQDQEEGAVARKQADEVGISEMRRESIEAERAGVPSGFACPECSGVLWETADDGLPRFRCRVGHAYSIESLLAGQGTALDAALWAAYRALEERAALTERMADRMRERGQARLADRFAEQTTETRVRADLIRRVLLTAPEEIPFVEPQPERSASD